A single Rhopalosiphum padi isolate XX-2018 chromosome 4, ASM2088224v1, whole genome shotgun sequence DNA region contains:
- the LOC132928198 gene encoding beta-1,3-galactosyltransferase 6-like produces the protein MLLLKKRPTSCFLASFSFILGCILMLFVSYPITLISNTSPNVLRIKLLVIVLSAVKNINQRDAIRETWAHTKGDFKILFVVSKDKFLITEKLVYDDILEVDEKDEFRLLTRKIIASFSSVYDINFDYLLKCDDDSFVNVPLIVNDLEHMPKQRFYWGYFDGDAAIKDRGKYKETDWKACDRYLPYALGGGYVLSKDLIIYIVKNRDYLSFFASEDVSVGAWLSPLNITRKHDRRFDTEWCTRGCQNTYLVIHKVSMEMMRQYWSNIIQTGKLCDKEFKDRASYEYNWSAKPSECCVRNLSLIP, from the exons atgttaCTGCTTAAAAAACGTCCAACGAGCTGTTTTCTGGCAAGTTTTTCATTCATTCTAGGATGCATATTGATGCTATTCGTTTCGTATCCAATAACATTAATATCAAACACTTCACCAAATGTATTAAGAATTAAGTTACTCGTAATTGTCTTATCagctgtaaaaaatataaatcaaagagATGCTATACGTGAAACATGGGCTCATACAAAAGGAGACTTCAAAATACTTTTTGTTGTATCAAaagacaaatttttaattactgaaAAGCTGGTATATGACGACATATTGGAGGTAGATGAAAAGGATGAGTTTAGACTACTCACTCGTAAAATAATAGCATCATTTTCTAGTGTATATGATATAAACTTTGATTATCTGTTAAAATGTGATGACGATTCTTTTGTCAATGTGCCGTTAATTGTCAATGACTTAGAACATATGCCTAAACAAAGGTTCTACTGGGGATATTTTGATGGTGATGCAGCTATTAAAGATCGTGGTAAATATAAAGAAACTGATTGGAAAGCATGTGATAGATATTTACCATATGCTTTGGGAGGAGGCTATGTTTTATCCAAAGATCTTATCATCTATATAGTGAAGAATCGAGATTACCTAAG tttcttTGCTAGTGAAGATGTTTCGGTTGGCGCTTGGTTAAGTCCATTAAATATTACTAGAAAACATGATCGGCGATTTGACACAGAATGGTGTACGCGTGGTTGtcaaaatacttatttagtAATACATAAAGTTAGTATGGAAATGATGAGACAGTACTGGTCAAACATTATTCAGACTGGAAAACTATGTGATAAAGAGTTTAAAGATAGGGCTTCATACGAGTATAACTGGTCAGCGAAGCCATCTGAATGTTGTGTCAGAAATTTGTCTTTAattccataa